ATTGTAAAACTGCATAGAAGCAGTAATACCGTTGTTATAATGATCTGCCGCACTACCGCTGATCCAGCCACGAACGATCGCTTCTGCGAGAATAAACTCCTGCTCCGCATAACCGAGTGCAATACTCGCTTCGTTCACCGGGTTGTTGAAGTAGCGGCTCTTGATTTTAGACAATTCGCCATTTACTGCACGCTGACTGTTCTCGCTCGTAGACGCACTACCTAAGCCGCCACCATACGCATTAAAGTCATTATCAGGCAACGCTACAAAATCAGGGGCCTTTTCTGCAAAAGAGAACAGGCGCGGGTCCTGCAGGCCTTTCAGGAGATTGACAAAAGTTTCCTCCAGGTAGTAAGCGGTTTGCAGGTCGTTGTTGTTGAAAGTAGGATAACGGGTACCGGCCACATCGTAAAATATCAGGCGGCCGTTATCACCATTGCCTTTCAGCAGCGGGTATTTCGTTGGATTGTTCACGATCTCCGCAAAGCGGGCTTTTACGTTCAGCTTCGTATTATTTTCTTTCCTGGAAAGGCTCATCAGCACGCGAAGAGAGAAAGCGTTGATCAGCTGTTTCCACTGCTGCATATTGCCGCTGTACAGGATGTCGCCCTGCACCGGGATGGTCGTAGCGGTAATCTCATCGTTCGCTATCTTCAAATCATCCAGCACAGCGATGAAAATATCTTCCTGCTTATCATACACCGGGGCGATCGTATCTTTCTCACCTTTCAAGGCAGATTTAAATGGGATGTCGCCGAAGGTATTGGTAAGCTGTACAAAATACCAGGCCTTAAAGAAACGTACCAATGGCATGTACTCCACTTTATCGGTACGCACCGCCGCCTCTTCCATTTTCATGGTCTGCCGCAGGCTGTTATAGGTATTAAAGTTCGACCTCGCCCAGCCATAATACTGCTCGTTGGAAGAACCATAGGTGTACACCATTTGACGCGTAGCCAGGGCCGCACCCAGGCTCGTGCTCTGGAAGGCCGACTGTATATTCGTGTTCAGCAACAGGTCGGGCGTAGCGGTGGTCGATTTATTCGGATCGATCTGGAAGGCATCGAACTTTTTACAACCGGTGGCCAGTGCTACCAGCATGGCAGCTGCGATATATATTTTCTTCATAAAGACCGGTATTAGAATTTAAGGTTAATGTTAAAGCCAAAGTTCCTGGTAGACGGTGTTTGCAGGTTGTCTACACCCGCATCAGGGTCCACGTTCGGCATATCGGTGAACAGTAACAGGTTACGACCTACGAGGGAGATATCGGCCGCGCGGAACGGACCGTTCTTCATCCATTTGTTCGGCATCCTCCAGGTAAAGTTTACTTCACGCAGTTTCAGAAAGGTGGTAGAATAATAGTGATAGTTGTTATTCACCGCATCACCGTCGCCCTGCATGTACACGATGTAGTTGATCGCAGTCGTGTTAGGCGCATACGTACGGGTATCGGAAGTAATGTTACCGTAAGCGTCGTAAGCCACGTCGCCGCCTGTCACCACCACACCTTTGCCCACATAGGTATTTTTACCCGCATTCGCATCTTCCCGGTATTGGTTCACCGTGCCCGGATGGGTACCACCCCAGAACATTTTCATGTTGGTGTTCGAGTACATCATACCACCAATACGGCCATCCACCAGGAAACGCAGGTTAAAGTTGCCATACGTAAAGGTGTTTTCGACACCATAAATCAGCTTTGGATCGGCATTGCCTACAAAACGAGCGAAGTTGTCGGGCCTTGGCAAACCATCGGAACCGTAGATTACGCTGCCATCAGCACTTTTTTGGTAGGCGGAGGTGAAGATCCTGTCGGTACGGTCTCCTGCTTTCAGGTTACCCAAACGTTCGCCACCGGTAATCTCTTTGAGGATACGACGGTAGGTACTCAGGTTCATCATCACATCCCAACGGAATTTACCACTGCGCACAGGGTTGCCTGTCAGCACCGCTTCCACGCCTCTGCGGCTGTACACGTGACCGTTCTCCAACCTGGAAGTGAAGCCACTACCCAGTGATACCGGTATTTCAAGAATGTTGTTAAAGTCTTTGGTCTGGAAGTAGGTTAACTCCACACCCAGCCTGTTGCCAAAGAAACGTGCATCCACACCGGCTTCATAGCTATCGGATGTTTGCGGGGTGAGGTTCGGACTTAATATTTTGTTACCGAACGTGAGGGAAGGCTGGTTGTTCCAGATAGTACCACGGCTATAAGTTGGCAGGTAACCATACGTATAACCGTTATCCAATACACCGCTGGAAACGCGGCCTACAGAGCCTCTCGCTTTCAGGTAAGAGAACCAGTCTGGCAAATCTACCAGTTGGCTTACTACTACTGATACCGCTGCCGACGGATAAAAGAAGCTGTTGTTTTGCACCGGCAGGGTAGAAATTTTATCGTTACGACCGGTAAAGGTTACGTACAAAGCGTTCAGCATTTCGAGGTCTACTACACCGTAAATACTGCTCGTACGGCGTTCTTCAATGCCGTTGGTGCTCTGCACCGGGTTTTGTGAGTTACCCAGGTTATAGAAGTCGGGAATCACCAGGCCGTCGGTCGTGCTGCTGCCGTACTTCTGGTTACGGTAGTAGTTAGATCCACCCACCTGCGCATGCACTTTAAAGCGATCGCTGAAAGTATGGTTGTAATCGAGCGTAAGGTCGCTTACGATATCGAAATAGTTACCGGTAGCCACCGTATACTGACCGCGCGATTTATTGCTATAACCTACATAACTCTTCGGCTCTTTGTACGTTCTGTTCAATCCATATTGGTTGATACCGGTACGCAGTTTCGCGGTAAACTCCGGGTTGATCTGGTAAGTGAGATCGGCGGAAGCGAAGGTATTGTCTTTATCATAACCGCGCAGGTACTGGTAGGCCTGGAAGTACGGGTTGTTGTACCACGAGCTGTTGTAATGCCTTTGCTGCACACCTTCTTTACCTTCTACCCAATAGTTACGCAGGTCACGCACGTCCACATCCGGGCCGGTCCACAGGATCAGGTTATAGAGGTAGTTCGTAGGACCGTAGCCTGTTTCCGGGAAGTTGTTGGTATATTCTTTATTGTAGCTGATGCGGGCGTTCATGCTGAACGCGTTGCTCAGGTTATAGTTACCGGCGATGTTGAATGAGGTGTTCTTCAGATCGGTGTTTGGTACCACACCCTGCTGGTAGATATGTGAGGCAGATGCACGGAAACTGCCTTTATCAGACGCTTTCGTGATGCTGATGTTGTTGCTGGAAATGATACCGGTGCGGAAAAAGTTCGTAACGTTATCGGCGCCTTTCGAGAGGAAAGGCGTCGGGATCAACTGACCAGTCACAGGATCTACCGGACTGTTAAACTGGGTGGTTTCAAACCAACCGCTTTTGGTAGAGGCATCGCGCTGGTTCATTTTTGGGCCCCATACCCAACCACCGCCTTCGGTACCGCTGCCGCTACCGTCAACGTAAGCATACTTGCCCTGGTCGCCGTTACCATATACGGTTTGTACTTTAGGAATGCGGATAAAGCTGGTCTGGAACTGGGTAGACGAGTTCACCTCTACGCTCAGGTCTTTGCCATTACCACGTTTGGTCGTGATCATGATGGCACCGTTGTAACCGATAGAGCCATACAGTGCAGATGCAGCACCGCCTTTCAATACAGTCATGCTTTCTACGTCGTCGGCATTGATCTTATACAGGTCGGCCGTCTGGTCCGGGATACCGTCGATTACGATCAGCGGTTTCTGGCCACGGAGCAGGAACACCGGGTCCTGGAACAGTTCTGTTGTATTCTGTACGCTCAAACCAGCCACGCGACCGGACAAAGAAGCCACTACGTTCGATTCGCGGGCTTTTACCATATCGGCGCCTTTTACTTCCTGGGCCGCATATCCGAGCTTGGCTTTTTCCTTCTTCACGCCAAGCGCCGTTACCACGACTTCGGACAATTTCTTTTCATCGTCCTGCAGGGTTACCTGTAACGTGTTGCTTTTTGTTAGGGGCACTTCCGTCAGCTGGTAGCCGGTAAACGTAAACACCAGAACATCTCCTTCATTGGCTTTGATCTGGAAGTCGCCGTTATCGTTGGATACGGCGCCGCGTTTGGTTCCTTTCACCATGATCGATACGCCAGGCAGGGCCAGACCTTTCGCGTCGCGCACCTTACCGGAAACGGTTTTCTCCGCAGGATCTACTTCTGAAGCGCCATCGCGGATGATGATATTTGTTTCGAGACATTTATAATTGAACGTTGCCTGTCCGGCCAGTTCGGCCAGTACTTTCTCGAGGGATGTATTATCTGCCTGCAGGTTCACTTTGCGCGCCATCAGCCGGCCGCTCTGGTCCATGCAGATGATGTTGTAATGCGTTTGTGCCTGGATCATTTCAAAGGCATCTTCCAGGGATTTATTCCGGATAGATAAAGAACAGCGCACCTTCTGCAGATCGTTCGCTCTTACCTGCGTAAACGGCATGAGTAGGGCGATACAGAACAGCCAGCAAACGGCCGCCCTGAACGAGGGAGGGTAAATAAAAGTCATAGTCTGTTTAAGTTTAGCGTTTCTTGTTTGCGGTTCTTGTAAAACGAACGGTGTTGCCCTGAACGATGTAGCTAAGATCGTCCGTGGCTTTTATCACCTCCAGTATATAGTTGAGTGGTTTATTATTAAATCTCGCGAACAGTTTATAACCCGCAATGGCAGGGTCTTCGAATATAATGTTGACGTCGTACAATTGTTCCAGTCGGGCGGCCACCGTAGCCAGGCTATCGTTCTTAAATACGAGCAAACGCGAGGTCCAGCCGGTAACGGTTTCCATATCGTAACTACGTGCTTCTATCTGCCCCGTTGCACGGTCGTAGCTGATTTCCTGCCCGGGTGTTAAGGCCACCGCCTGTTGGTCACGCACTTGCACCCGGACTTTACCATCTACCAGCGAAACCGCTGTGCTGGACGATTTAGCGTAATGAGATACGTTGAACCGTGTGCCCAGCACCTGCACTTTAACATCACCTGCCTGTACGGCAAACGGCGCATGGGCATCTTTAGCCACGTGGAAGAACGCCTGTCCCTCCAGTAACACCGTCCGCGAACCGCTTTCCGGGTAACGGAGGCGGCTGCCGGGGGCGAGTTGTACCTGCGTGCCGTCAGGCAATGTGCAGGGCAACACTTCTCCCCTTTTACTATTGTATTCTTTATAAGCGATCTTTTTATCCGGAAGTCCGCGCATCATCAACCCGACACTCACCACCACTATAGCCACGGCAGCGGCATATTTCCAGATGCCGATCACGCGGCCTTTGCGATTGCCAAGGCGATGCTTCACATCACTCAGTGCATTATTCACCACGGCTTCATCATGCGGCAGCTCGGTGGCTTCCCATATAGCATGCAGCTGTGTGTACAGGGCTTTATTTTCCGGCGAGGCTTGCTGCCATCCTGCTAAAAACTCCTCTTCTGCTGTGCTGGTATGCCCGTTAAAGTGCCGGGTAATTAATAAATAAAGCGCCTGCTGTTCCAATACTTACTCGTTTTACAGCAATAGGACGTTTAAAAGGGAAAGACTCGTGACTCGTTTTTTCGAGTTAACATATTGGTAATATTGACCAGGAAGCTTTCAGTTGACGTACTGCGCGAAACATATGTGTTTTCACGGAGTTGAGCGATATATCGAGCAGACTGGCAATCTCCTCATAAGTAAAGCCTTCGTCGCGCTGGAGGCGGAACACCAGCTGCATTTGCGGGGGTAACGTGGCGACGAGCTGCTGCATACGTTCGGCTGCATATTTATAATGCAGTTGATCATCTGGCTGAGAAAAATGCGTATCCGCCGCTTCGGCGAGTGTTTCTTCCGGGAGGGAAAACTGTTGTTTCTGGCGACGGTAATAGTCGTATACTTTGTGCTTCACGGCTACGTAGAGATACGCGCCCAGGGTAGTATTGATTTGCAGGCGACTGCGCTGCTGCCATAACTGGCAGAACATCTCGGCTACAATATCTTCGGCCTCGTCGGTCGGGTAAGGCAGTAAGGTTTTTGTAAAGTGGCGCAGGCCCTCATAGTAGCGTTTAAAGATAGCATCAAACGCATCTTCGCTGCCGGAGATGAACAGTTGGAGATATTTGTCTTCATCAAATGATTGCCGCATCATTACAACGCGAAAGTAGAGCGAACGGGCGGCTTTCAATGTTAGCTTTTTATTAAGCCTGCGCTTGCAGGTAGGCCCGCCTGCATCGCGGACGGGCCACTGCTATTTATTTGTACGTCACTGTCAACGAAATAGGTGTAGCCGCCAGCGCTTTCGACACCGGGCAATTTTCCTTCGCCGCGTGCGCCACCTGGTTAAACTTTTCCTCACTTACACCGTCGATCAGGGAAGCGGTTACGTCCAGCTGAATACTGCTGATGCCCAGTGTAGCCACATCCAGTTCCACGGTCGCTTTGGTGTCGAGGCTGCCCGCAGTAATACCTTCCTGGGCCAGGAAGGCGCTGAGGGCCATGGTATAACAACCCGCATGTGCGGCACCGAGCAACTCCTCCGGATTGGTGCCAACACCGTCGGCAAAACGGCTGTTAAATGAGTATTGTGTGTGATTGAGTGTGGTAGTTTGTGTGGTGATGTCACCTTTACCTTCTTTGGTATTACCTTCCCAATGAGCGTTTGCAGTTCTTTTCATAATGAATTGTTTACTGCAAATATCCGTTCCCCGCCGCGGTAAATATTTACTAAACAAGGGAATCTATTGTCTAAACAATATGATGTTCCCCGCAACGTCATGTTCATCCCGGCCCGAAATCTGTTAAATGTTATCTTTACTAAAAAACCGTAGATTTTGTTACTGAACCTGGAGAAAATAGCCCATACAGATAAAAAGCGCGTAGTCATCATCGGCGGCGGCTTCGCGGGGCTGGAACTGGCCAAAACCCTTTCGAAGGCCGATTTACAGATCGTATTGATCGACAAGAACAACTACCATACGTTTCAGCCGCTGTTGTACCAGGTGGCCACCGCCGGACTGGAGGCATCCTCCATCATCCATCCGTACCGGCGTATTATGCAGGACCAGGAGAACTTCTTTTTCCGCATGGCCGAAGCCCAGTCGATCGACACAGCGACCAATACACTCGAAACTTCCATCGGGTTTATCCGGTACGACTACCTGGTAATCGCTACCGGTGCAACGGCTAACTTCTACGGCAATACGGTGCTGCAGGAAAAGGCCATCTCCCTTAAAAGTATTGAAGATGCGTTACTGCTCCGCAACACGATCATCAGCAATTTCGAAAAGGCGCTACAGGTCAATGACGAAGAGCAGCTGAACAGTCTTATGGACTTCGTGATCGTAGGCGGCGGGCCTACCGGTGTGGAGATTGCCGGGGCGCTGAGTGAATTACGCAAACACGTATTCCCCAAGGGCTTCCGCGAGCTGGATTTTGTGAACATGGATATTCACCTCATACAGAGTGGCCCCGACCTGCTGAAAGGCATGTCTCCCAAGGCTTCTAAAAAAGCGTATGAATACCTGGAAGGCTTCGGCGTAAAGGTATGGCTCAACCGCCGGGTAAAGTCGTTCGACGGCTACAAAGTAACCCTTGACAATGGCGAGCAGTTATGTTCCCGTATTCTCATATGGGCGGCGGGTGTTACCGGCGCACCAGTGGAGGGCCTCAAAGCAGAGAGTATGAAAGGCAACCAATACCTGGTAGATCAATACAACCGTGTATCCGGCTACGACAACATTTTCGCCCTGGGCGACATCGCGGCGATGGTGAGCCCTGAGCATCCGGATGGCTGCCCGATGCTGGCACAACCCGCCATACAGCAAGGACGTAACCTTGGCCACAACATCCTCCGTTACCAGGCCGGCAAAAAGCCTAAACCCTTCCGCTACAACGACCGTGGCAGTATGGCCACTATCGGTCGCAACAAAGCCGTAGCAGATCTTAAACTATTCAACCGTGAGATTCGCACCCAGGGCTTCCGTGCCTGGCTGATCTGGATGTTCATCCACCTGATATCGATTATAGGATTCAGGAACCGGTTGGTGGTGCTGATCAACTGGGTGTGGAAATACCTGCGTTACGATGCCGGTATCGGCGTGATCATCGGGGCCAGGAAAGAAAACACACCGGTGGAGGAGTCGGTGGAAAAGGCAAGAATATAAAAACCCCGTGCTACGACAAACACAGGGTAGTTTCTATGGGATTCCATTCCTGTAAGTAATCAGTTCACAGGGGGTGTCCCTGTCAATTAAATGCCTTAATGAATCTTCTGTACTAATACATGTCATAAGTGTCAGCGCCCTCCCTGCGTGATTTGAGAATAAGAACGTTATCAAAGCTATGCCGGCAGCACAGCTTTGATAACTTTTTGTGGGCTAACGGGATGAAGGACTTATCTGTGTTGCGGTAAAGTTTTACGGCTGGTCCTCACTGTCCTCAGTTTCCGCTCCTTGCTCGGTACCGTCCCATTCTACTTCTTCCGCTTCGTCTTCAGACAAATCGTTCTCTTCCAGGTCTTCCTCATCCAATATTGGCGAGCCATCGTCCTCTACAGGAGCGGTGTCGTCAACAGCATTCTCATCTTCCTCACTGAGGGGATCCTTTGGGTCAATTTCTTCGGGTAACATAATGTTTCGTTTTAAGGGTGATGAAATAACTTCACCTACACCCGGCAAATTATAATCCCGGTTAGGGTGTGAACCTGCCCCATCCACTTAAACTGAATGCCCGCCAAAATATGTTTTTATTTAAGATGTTTCTACGGCCGCGACGCCGTGCAATTATTTCCCTGCCAGTGGGGAGCTGTACCAATGAAAAGCCCCACGCTAAACAGCGCGGGGCGACTTTTTTGGCCTAAACAACTTTAGTTAAACAGTTAAATGTTTGATGTCAATTAAATTTCAATAATCCTAATGATACATGTCCTAATGAAATTCATCCCTTTGGATGAAACCTTTTTGTTTTTCTATCCTATTCATAAATGAAAGTCGACGCCCTCCTCACGGTTACTTTTGATTTACCATATCCGCGGGGGAAATAGCAAATAGCAAACCGTGCCCTGGCCATAAAGCCACCCCATCCATTAAGGAGCCTATTTATGCTATGTTACGTAACTTTTCCACATATTATTTACACCTAACTGTCATGCACACACTGTATAAATCTGTAGAAAATTGTTGCAGATGATACGCATTAAAGAATTGTTATTATTTGTTGCGTTGATATGTTAACGCTATTGTAATGATCCCTAGTAACTGATGCCTGCCGTTTTACGCAAATACACTTTCGTCGTTAACTGCTTCAACATAAAATCCGCCACATCTGCGCGCGATACTTTTACTGCGATGGTATTATCGTTCGCCGGGAAACCATGTTTGTAATTCCTCGTCAGCGGCCCGTCTGTAAGGTTGCCCGGGCGTACGATCGTCCACTCGAGGGTGCTGTGTTTTACATGTTCTTCCTGTAAGGCATGATCTGCAAAGCCTTTTTTCAGGAGCAACGGCACGATCAGGTATTTAAAGTAGAACGGGGTACGATCGAGCACTTTGCGGCTGTCGCCGTAACCGAGCGATGTTTGGCAAACGAGGCGGTTAACGTCATTACTCTCCATTCCCCTGATGATATTGTAAGTACCCTCCGAACGAAGCACGCCGGTCTTATTAGGAGGAGCGCCGATCGTGTTTAGTACGGCATCGTGACCTTTAATAGCAGCGGCCACACTGGCGGGGTTCAGTACATCGCCTTTTACGGTAGTTAACTGGGGGTGATGCAATTGCAGGCGGGACGGATCTCTTACAAAAGCAGTTACCTGGTGCCCTTGTTCCAGGGCCTGCGTTACAAGATGTTTACCGGTTCCGCCGGTAGCGCCGAAAATAATCAGTTTCATCTTAGTTTGATTTTATACCTCAAAACTAAGACGCATCGCAAGCGTAAAATAGAACGAAACCGACAAAGTAGCTTATCGCTTCAGCGGGGCGAGATTATCCATCAGCAACGCGGCCTGTTGCTGGTACTGTTTGGGCGAGCAGCCGGCAAACTCTTTGAAGGCACGAATAAAGTGCGACTGGTCGGCGTAGTCGTTGTCAAAAGCTATGTCAGACAGCTTTTCGAAGTCGTTGTTGCGGAGTTGTTGCAGTGAGTTTTGAAACCGGCAGATGCGGGCGAATAAACCCGGCGGCATGCCTATGTATTGTTTGAAGCGGCGTTCGAAGCTGCGCTCTGTGAGGTTTACTTCGTCTCTTAATATTTTCATGGCGATCATACCGCTACTTTCCACCATTCTTGCGAGCGCATACTGCATTTGCGGATCATCGCGGCCCTGTTGTTTACGCACGAGTGTCAACAGGTATTCTGATAAGATGTTCAGCCGCTCCCCTTCTGCGGCGGCAGCCAGTTGCTCGTCCAGGTAAAACCCCTGTTTCTTTGCTTCAGGTTGAAGGTCGATGCAGGTATTTGTCAGATCATCTGCCTTCATCCCGAAAACAGATTGTAAGGCGTTCGGGCGGAAGAAGATGCCCGTCGCGGCAAAACTGCCTTCCATCCGGATAGTGGCATGATGCGTGGCCTGCCCGAACAAAAACACATGTGGCAATTGTTTGTTCTCCTGGAACATCAGGCCTTTGTCCGAATGTTGAAATATAAGCCCCGGGCAGCCGTCCGCAATCGTGCGGAACTCGCTCACCGGTTTGTCGCGGCTTTCCAGCACCCAATAACATCGGATGTAAGGCTGCAGGTAGGCGGGCGGCGCTATTTGCTTAAAATTCATACTTTGAAGATAATACAAAATACCTTCGTTACGGGCGCATTTTCCCCAATTATTATCTCGTAAAAACAATTAATGAGGTAATGAAGCAGCCTTTGGCACAACTTATGAGATATTAATAGCGTATGTTCATTTACGGGACCATTCCACGCTGAAAAACCATACTGGTAGCTGAACCTTTTGCCAAGGACGGCTGTTAAAACTGTAAACCCTTAGTAATCAACGCTCACCAAATACACCAAACTATGGCAAAAACCTTCGCACAATCATTACTTGGCCGGCCGGGATATTCGAATGGAGTATCGCTCGTGCTGTTGATCCTGAGAGTGGTCGTGGGCATTGCTTTTATGTATCACGGCTGGGGAAAAATTCAACAACCCCTTAGCTGGAACTCGCCCGAATCGCCGCTCGCAATACCCGCTATATTCCAGTTGCTGGCAGCTGTATCTGAATTTGGAGGCGGCATCGCGCTTGTACTCGGCCTCGTTACGCCCATCGCTGCATTTGGCATCGCGGTAACGATGGCGGTAGCGGTATACATGCATGCCGTGATTTTCAAACAACCGTTCGTGGATATGGCAGGTGGACCGTCTTTCGAACTCGCACTTGTGTACTTAGCGATCGCATTGGTGCTGATGGTCATCGGCCCCGGCAAGTATTCGATCGACTACCGTTTATTCACGCCAAAAGCAAGACATTAAAGGCGCTCTTATTTATCTGTTCATATAGAAAACACAAAGCCGGGTACGACCCGGCTTTTGTTATTTTACGCGCTTTTGGAAAACCGCACCTGTGCTAATGCTAAATCGAAAAACTTTAGCTTTCCTTTACCCATACAAACCCTTATCTTTATCCCGCTAAAAAAAACCACGATTTGAAAATGGAAAGAAGAAATTTCCTCAGGAATGCGAGCGTTATCGGCGCCGGCCTGTTGCTTGCCGACAAAGTTGCTTTTGCTGCGCCTCCCATGGCTTTTCCCGTTGTGAGAACACCGGCGGCAAAAAGAAAGTTCACTTCTCAGGCAGTAGAGAACGCCATCGCAGAGTTTAAAAAGAATGTGAAGAATGAAGAGCTGGGCTGGTTGTTCGAGAACTGCTTCCCTAACACGCTTGACACTACAGTGTTTCACGAAGTAAAAAATGGCGTGCCCGATACGTACGTAATTACAGGTGATATCGATGCGATGTGGCTGCGCGACAGCTCCGCACAGGTATGGCCGTACATGCAGTTCGTAAAACAGGACAAACCTCTGCAGGACCTCATTGCTGGCGTTATCAACCGTCAAACCGCCTGCATCCTGAAAGATCCATATGCGAACGCTTTCTACGGCGATCCGAATAAAAAGGGCGAATGGTTCTCTGACCATACGGCGATGCAACCAGGTGTACACGAACGTAAATGGGAGATCGACTCAATCTGTTACCCCATCCGTCTTGCTTACAACTACTGGAAAATAAGCGGCGATACCAAACCTTTTAACGAAGACTGGAAAAAAGCGATCGCTGCGATCCTGAAAACGTTTAAAGAACAGCAGCGTAAAAGTGACCTGGGCCCGTACAAGTTCCAGCGCTCTACCCCACACGCTACGGATACACAACCGATGAGCGGTTACGGCTACCCGGTTAAACCAGTCGGACTGATTTGCTCCGCTTTCCGTCCGAGCGACGATGCCACGGTATACCAGTTCCTCATCCCTTCTAACTTCTTCGCCCTGGTAAGCCTTCGCGAAGCGGCAGAAATGGTGAAAACGATTTCCAAAGACAATACGCTCGCTGCAGAACTCACGGCCCTGGCCAACGAGGTAGATGCGGCACTTAAGAAGTACGGCACGTTCAACCACGCGAAGTACGGTAAGATCTACGCCTTCGAAACAGACGGCTACAGCAGCTTTAACATCATGGATGATTCCAACGTTCCGAGCCTGCTTTCTATGCCTTACCTTAACGCAGTGAAACTGAACGATGCGGTGTACCAGAATACCCGTCGTTTTGTACTGTCGCTGGACAACCCTTACTTCTTCAAAGGCACCGCTGCTGAAGGTATTGGCGGTCCGCACGTTGGTCGCGATATGATCTGGCCGATGAGTATTACCATGCGTGGTTTAACCAGCACGAACGATGCAGAGATCAAAACCTGTATTGACCAGTTGCGCAAAACCCATGGCGACACCGGCTTTATGCACGAAGCGTTCCACAAAGACGATCCGAAAAAGTTCACCCGCTCCTGGTTTGCCTGGGCCAATACGCTGTTCGGCGAATTCCTCT
This genomic interval from Chitinophaga horti contains the following:
- a CDS encoding SusD/RagB family nutrient-binding outer membrane lipoprotein produces the protein MKKIYIAAAMLVALATGCKKFDAFQIDPNKSTTATPDLLLNTNIQSAFQSTSLGAALATRQMVYTYGSSNEQYYGWARSNFNTYNSLRQTMKMEEAAVRTDKVEYMPLVRFFKAWYFVQLTNTFGDIPFKSALKGEKDTIAPVYDKQEDIFIAVLDDLKIANDEITATTIPVQGDILYSGNMQQWKQLINAFSLRVLMSLSRKENNTKLNVKARFAEIVNNPTKYPLLKGNGDNGRLIFYDVAGTRYPTFNNNDLQTAYYLEETFVNLLKGLQDPRLFSFAEKAPDFVALPDNDFNAYGGGLGSASTSENSQRAVNGELSKIKSRYFNNPVNEASIALGYAEQEFILAEAIVRGWISGSAADHYNNGITASMQFYNVGAAAIQQYQQRNVLSANPLRDIITQKYIASFMNSGWNSFYEQRRTGFPVFDVSGSGVLNNKQIPKRWMYPEAELQTNAANVNAAVISQYSGNDNINGEMWLLKAE
- a CDS encoding SusC/RagA family TonB-linked outer membrane protein — its product is MTFIYPPSFRAAVCWLFCIALLMPFTQVRANDLQKVRCSLSIRNKSLEDAFEMIQAQTHYNIICMDQSGRLMARKVNLQADNTSLEKVLAELAGQATFNYKCLETNIIIRDGASEVDPAEKTVSGKVRDAKGLALPGVSIMVKGTKRGAVSNDNGDFQIKANEGDVLVFTFTGYQLTEVPLTKSNTLQVTLQDDEKKLSEVVVTALGVKKEKAKLGYAAQEVKGADMVKARESNVVASLSGRVAGLSVQNTTELFQDPVFLLRGQKPLIVIDGIPDQTADLYKINADDVESMTVLKGGAASALYGSIGYNGAIMITTKRGNGKDLSVEVNSSTQFQTSFIRIPKVQTVYGNGDQGKYAYVDGSGSGTEGGGWVWGPKMNQRDASTKSGWFETTQFNSPVDPVTGQLIPTPFLSKGADNVTNFFRTGIISSNNISITKASDKGSFRASASHIYQQGVVPNTDLKNTSFNIAGNYNLSNAFSMNARISYNKEYTNNFPETGYGPTNYLYNLILWTGPDVDVRDLRNYWVEGKEGVQQRHYNSSWYNNPYFQAYQYLRGYDKDNTFASADLTYQINPEFTAKLRTGINQYGLNRTYKEPKSYVGYSNKSRGQYTVATGNYFDIVSDLTLDYNHTFSDRFKVHAQVGGSNYYRNQKYGSSTTDGLVIPDFYNLGNSQNPVQSTNGIEERRTSSIYGVVDLEMLNALYVTFTGRNDKISTLPVQNNSFFYPSAAVSVVVSQLVDLPDWFSYLKARGSVGRVSSGVLDNGYTYGYLPTYSRGTIWNNQPSLTFGNKILSPNLTPQTSDSYEAGVDARFFGNRLGVELTYFQTKDFNNILEIPVSLGSGFTSRLENGHVYSRRGVEAVLTGNPVRSGKFRWDVMMNLSTYRRILKEITGGERLGNLKAGDRTDRIFTSAYQKSADGSVIYGSDGLPRPDNFARFVGNADPKLIYGVENTFTYGNFNLRFLVDGRIGGMMYSNTNMKMFWGGTHPGTVNQYREDANAGKNTYVGKGVVVTGGDVAYDAYGNITSDTRTYAPNTTAINYIVYMQGDGDAVNNNYHYYSTTFLKLREVNFTWRMPNKWMKNGPFRAADISLVGRNLLLFTDMPNVDPDAGVDNLQTPSTRNFGFNINLKF
- a CDS encoding FecR family protein, giving the protein MEQQALYLLITRHFNGHTSTAEEEFLAGWQQASPENKALYTQLHAIWEATELPHDEAVVNNALSDVKHRLGNRKGRVIGIWKYAAAVAIVVVSVGLMMRGLPDKKIAYKEYNSKRGEVLPCTLPDGTQVQLAPGSRLRYPESGSRTVLLEGQAFFHVAKDAHAPFAVQAGDVKVQVLGTRFNVSHYAKSSSTAVSLVDGKVRVQVRDQQAVALTPGQEISYDRATGQIEARSYDMETVTGWTSRLLVFKNDSLATVAARLEQLYDVNIIFEDPAIAGYKLFARFNNKPLNYILEVIKATDDLSYIVQGNTVRFTRTANKKR
- a CDS encoding RNA polymerase sigma factor, which produces MKAARSLYFRVVMMRQSFDEDKYLQLFISGSEDAFDAIFKRYYEGLRHFTKTLLPYPTDEAEDIVAEMFCQLWQQRSRLQINTTLGAYLYVAVKHKVYDYYRRQKQQFSLPEETLAEAADTHFSQPDDQLHYKYAAERMQQLVATLPPQMQLVFRLQRDEGFTYEEIASLLDISLNSVKTHMFRAVRQLKASWSILPIC
- a CDS encoding OsmC family protein, with the translated sequence MKRTANAHWEGNTKEGKGDITTQTTTLNHTQYSFNSRFADGVGTNPEELLGAAHAGCYTMALSAFLAQEGITAGSLDTKATVELDVATLGISSIQLDVTASLIDGVSEEKFNQVAHAAKENCPVSKALAATPISLTVTYK
- a CDS encoding NAD(P)/FAD-dependent oxidoreductase, with the protein product MLLNLEKIAHTDKKRVVIIGGGFAGLELAKTLSKADLQIVLIDKNNYHTFQPLLYQVATAGLEASSIIHPYRRIMQDQENFFFRMAEAQSIDTATNTLETSIGFIRYDYLVIATGATANFYGNTVLQEKAISLKSIEDALLLRNTIISNFEKALQVNDEEQLNSLMDFVIVGGGPTGVEIAGALSELRKHVFPKGFRELDFVNMDIHLIQSGPDLLKGMSPKASKKAYEYLEGFGVKVWLNRRVKSFDGYKVTLDNGEQLCSRILIWAAGVTGAPVEGLKAESMKGNQYLVDQYNRVSGYDNIFALGDIAAMVSPEHPDGCPMLAQPAIQQGRNLGHNILRYQAGKKPKPFRYNDRGSMATIGRNKAVADLKLFNREIRTQGFRAWLIWMFIHLISIIGFRNRLVVLINWVWKYLRYDAGIGVIIGARKENTPVEESVEKARI